The Aspergillus chevalieri M1 DNA, chromosome 5, nearly complete sequence genome includes a region encoding these proteins:
- a CDS encoding SF3a splicing factor complex subunit PRP9 (COG:A;~EggNog:ENOG410PGMT;~InterPro:IPR031776,IPR036236,IPR031774,IPR022755, IPR003604,IPR021966,IPR024598,IPR013087;~PFAM:PF11931,PF16837,PF12171,PF12108,PF12874;~go_component: GO:0005681 - spliceosomal complex [Evidence IEA];~go_function: GO:0003676 - nucleic acid binding [Evidence IEA];~go_function: GO:0003723 - RNA binding [Evidence IEA];~go_function: GO:0008270 - zinc ion binding [Evidence IEA];~go_process: GO:0000398 - mRNA splicing, via spliceosome [Evidence IEA]), with amino-acid sequence MVLEEQRFIHEDLERLEQAVADRVAEDPRNIRDRLARDHEVAHFLARIEDQSKRLLEIYNDAEGAREKEIQAISTGDQFEEFYKQLNDIKDFHKRYPNEPVENLERAYKRREGEPIGVNIDNMFSGEEGFGQFLDLTMLHEDYLNLPGAKRLPYTQYLEVFDCFVPPHLLIKRPNKISDKYFNYVGELASYLENFMKKVRPLQGLDTLFASFDEEFERQWTANEVPGWAEEKAEDGTQGPKTEGSGEGIWCPDCEKEFKNENVYKNHLTGKKHIRAAEARKAAGGGDESSASTKTGSSSAVHRLKERAVAEREHRVRSLAKVLEKERQATRINVERKQGMTERERQMELESIYGDSEFPGEGREEEESDNEGDDRIYNPLKLPLAWDGKPIPYWLYKLHGLGVEYTCEICGNFVYMGRRAFDKHFSEALHIFGLKCLGITSNTNLFREITRIEDAVKLWEKLEQEKKKDRESRDNVVQMEDAEGNVMPERVYLDLQKQGIL; translated from the exons ATGGTGCTCGAAGAGCAGAGATTTATCCATGAGGACCTCGAGAGGTTAGAGCAAGCCGTCGCGGATCGCGTGGCCGAAGATCCTCGTAAT ATTCGGGACCGACTTGCTCGCGACCACGAGGTGGCCCATTTTCTTGCGCGTATCGAGGATCAATCGAAACGGCTACTCGAGATTTACAACGATGCGGAGGGTGCACGCGAGAAGGAAATCCAGGCGATTTCGACCGGTGACCAATTCGAGGAGTTCTACAAGCAACTGAATGATATCAAGGATTTCCACAAGCGCTACCCGAACGAACCTGTCGAGAACCTCGAACGAGCCTATAAGCGTCGTGAAGGAGAACCGATAGGGGTCAACATTGACAACATGTTCAGCGGTGAAGAAGGATTTGGACAGTTCTTGGACTTGACAATGCTACACGAAGACTATCTGAACCTCCCTGGCGCGAAGAGGTTACCGTACACTCAATATCTTGAGGTGTTCGACTGTTTTGTCCCTCCGCACCTCCTGATTAAACGCCCCAATAAGATCTCGGATAAATACTTCAACTATGTCGGAGAACTTGCGTCCTACTTGGAGAACTTCATGAAGAAGGTGCGGCCTTTGCAAGGTCTTGACACATTGTTCGCCAGCTTTGATGAGGAGTTCGAGAGACAATGGACAGCGAACGAAGTCCCTGGATGGGCCGAGGAGAAGGCTGAAGACGGCACGCAAGGTCCGAAAACCGAGGGGTCCGGAGAAGGTATCTGGTGTCCGGACTGTGAGAAGGAATTTAAAAACGAGAATGTCTACAAGAACCACTTGACTGGTAAAAAGCACATTCGGGCGGCAGAGGCCCGTAAAGCTGCCGGAGGAGGCGACGAAAGTTCAGCATCAACGAAAACTGGCTCATCCTCTGCCGTTCATCGCCTAAAGGAACGCGCGGTGGCTGAACGTGAACACCGGGTCCGTTCACTGGCTAAGGTCCTCGAGAAGGAGCGTCAGGCTACACGCATCAACGTTGAGCGGAAGCAAGGCATGACGGAGCGTGAACGCCAGATGGAACTTGAATCCATCTATGGTGATTCTGAGTTTCCCGGCGAAGGCCgtgaagaagaggagtcTGACAATGAAGGCGACGATCGAATCTATAACCCCCTCAAGTTGCCACTGGCATGGGACGGCAAGCCCATTCCGTACTGGCTTTACAAGCTGCATGGGCTGGGTGTCGAATACACCTGCGAGATATGCGGAAACTTTGTTTACATGGGCCGTCGTGCCTTTGACAAACACTTTTCAGAGGCGTTGCACATTTTCGGTCTCAAGTGCTTGGGTATCACATCTAATACGAACCTCTTCCGGGAGATCACGCGAATCGAGGATGCTGTCAAACTATGGGAGAAGCTCgagcaggagaagaagaaggacagaGAATCTCGCGATAACGTAGTACAGATGGAGGATGCAGAGGGCAATGTCATGCCCGAGAGAGTATACCTGGA TCTTCAAAAACAGGGTATTCTCTAG
- the FAL1 gene encoding ATP-dependent RNA helicase eIF4A (COG:A;~EggNog:ENOG410PHSA;~InterPro:IPR027417,IPR001650,IPR014014,IPR014001, IPR011545,IPR000629;~PFAM:PF00270,PF00271;~go_function: GO:0003676 - nucleic acid binding [Evidence IEA];~go_function: GO:0004386 - helicase activity [Evidence IEA];~go_function: GO:0005524 - ATP binding [Evidence IEA]) — MADGIDRRADDRMEFNTSKEVTVAPTFEDMHLKESLLRGIYAYGYESPSAVQSRAIVQICKGRDTIAQAQSGTGKTATFAISILQVIDTVVRESQALVLSPTRELATQIQSVIMALGDYMNVQCHACIGGTNIGEDIRKLDYGQHVVSGTPGRVADMIRRRNLRTRHIKMLVLDEADELLNRGFREQIYDVYRYLPPATQVVVVSATLPYDVLDMTTKFMTDPVRVLVKRDELTLEGIKQYFIAVEKEEWKFDTLCDLYDTLTITQAVIFCNTRRKVDWLTDKMREANFTVSSMHGEMPQKERDSIMQDFRQGNSRVLISTDVWARGIDVQQVSLVINYDLPTNRENYIHRIGRSGRFGRKGVAINFVTSDDVRILRDIELYYSTQIDEMPMNVADLLS; from the exons ATGGCGGACGGTATTGACAGACGTGCTGATG ACCGGATGGAGTTTAACACCTCCAAGGAGGTGACGGTCGCCCCGACTTTCGAGGACATGCACCTGAAGGAAAGCCTTCTTCGGGGTATCTACGCATACGGATATGAGTCTCCCTCTGCGGTCCAGTCGCGTGCGATTGTCCAGATCTGCAAAGGTCGCGATACCATTGCCCAGGCGCAGTCCGGTACCGGTAAAACGGCTACATTCGCTATTAGTATTCTTCAGGTTATTGATACCGTTGTTCGTGAGAGTCAGG CCCTTGTCCTTTCCCCGACTCGCGAACTTGCAACCCAGATTCAGTCTGTTATCATGGCCCTCGGTGACTACATGAACGTCCAATGCCACGCTTGTATCGGAGGAACCAATATTGGCGAAGACATCCGGAAACTCGATTACGGCCAGCACGTCGTTTCGGGAACACCAGGCAGAGTCGCAGACATGATCCGGCGGCGCAACCTACGCACCCGCCACATCAAGATGCTCGTCCTCGATGAGGCCGATGAACTCCTCAACCGCGGATTCCGTGAGCAGATCTACGACGTCTACCGTTACCTCCCCCCAGCCACACAAGTTGTCGTCGTCTCCGCTACCCTCCCCTACGATGTCCTCGACATGACAACGAAGTTCATGACGGACCCTGTGCGCGTGCTGGTCAAGCGTGACGAATTGACCCTGGAAGGAATCAAACAATACTTCATCGCCGTcgaaaaggaagaatggaaatTCGACACTCTTTGCGATCTCTACGACACCTTGACCATTACACAGGCAGTCATCTTCTGCAACACCCGCCGCAAGGTCGACTGGCTCACCGACAAGATGCGTGAGGCCAATTTCACTGTCTCCAGTATGCACGGTGAAATGCCCCAGAAGGAGCGTGACAGTATTATGCAGGACTTCCGGCAGGGCAACTCGCGTGTCCTGATCTCCACCGACGTCTGGGCTCGTGGTATCGATGTCCAGCAGGTGTCTCTTGTTATCAACTATGACCTGCCCACCAACCGTGAAAACTACATCCACCGTATCGGTCGTAGTGGTCGTTTCGGTAGGAAGGGTGTCGCCATCAACTTCGTTACTAGCGATGACGTCCGGATCCTGCGTGATATTGAACTTTATTACTCTACACAGATTGATGAAATGCCCATGAACG TCGCCGATCTTCTTTCTTAA
- a CDS encoding uncharacterized protein (BUSCO:EOG0926312D;~COG:H;~EggNog:ENOG410PJ1V;~InterPro:IPR036322,IPR015943,IPR019775,IPR001680, IPR006595,IPR017986;~PFAM:PF00400;~go_function: GO:0005515 - protein binding [Evidence IEA]), protein MRLDGISSANGYSQGSNGTASSPSRKNDQTPYVSFNGDTPTNGHAKPSANLPSYYGHDREEVTRILIQSLYELGYNGAASLLGKESGYQLESPAVAKFRGAVLEGRWPEAESILLQSFYPYNGGSGKAGHNKEKLLLAEGADKSEMLFHLRQQKFLELLESRDLGAALIVLRHELTPLNYDIGRLHALSSLLMCPPEHLHDQAGWNSPISSSRERLLSELSKFISPSVMIPDNRLAILLDHVKKNQINQCLYHNTATPPSLYSDHMCDKADFPLQTAIELSQHSDEVWFCEFSHDGTKLVTAGRDRSVIIYDTSTFDVLHKLTEHDDGVAQASWSPDDTKLITCSQDKVARVWNVETGRCLLTIKHHSEPITAAAWAADGESFVTASLDLESQLCHWSIRGQALYMWPRGFRVQDCTISADGRRLVAADVEGKVHVYNMHTHEEEYCLPMKSKPTSIAISRDSQYMLVNLSEGQINLIDIDTTEVVRRFQGQKQGSYVIRSTFGGAAENFVISGSEDACVYVWHKENGVLVETLEGHISGCVNAISWNPTNPGMFASAGDDCLVRIWTRESDIPRSTVRGIQRAMASKFLPRTSALRSTSSFQ, encoded by the exons ATGCGGCTCGACGGTATTTCGAGTGCAAACGGCTATAGTCAAGGGTCAAACGGCACTGCTTCGTCTCCATCGCGGAAAAACGACCAGACCCCATATGTGTCGTTCAACGGGGATACACCTACAAACGGACACGCCAAACCATCTGCCAACCTTCCATCATACTATGGCCATGATCGAGAGGAAGTTACCCGGATTCTGATCCAGAGTCTGTATGAGTTGGGATACAACGGAGCGGCGTCATTACTAGGCAAAGAAAGCGGCTACCAGCTAGAGAGTCCAGCAGTTGCTAAATTCCGCGGTGCTGTATTGGAAGGGCGATGGCCGGAGGCTGAGAGTATCCTACTCCAGTCGTTTTACCCTTATAATGGGGGTTCTGGAAAGGCTGGCCACAACAAGGAAAAATTATTACTGGCAGAAGGTGCCGACAAGAGTGAGATGCTTTTTCATCTTCGACAGCagaagtttctagagctttTAGAGTCTCGGGATCTAGGGGCCGCGTTGATTGTTCTTCGCCATGAATTGACCCCCCTTAATTACGACATCGGACGTCTTCATGCTCTTTCTAG TCTCCTTATGTGCCCGCCTGAACATCTTCACGACCAAGCCGGATGGAATAGTCCCATAAGTAGTTCCCGGGAGCGCTTATTATCTGAACTCTCCA AATTCATTTCGCCGTCTGTAATGATCCCGGACAACCGTCTTGCTATATTATTAGATCATGTCAAGAAGAACCAGATAAATCAGTGCTTATATCACAATACGGCAACTCCCCCGTCCTTATACTCGGATCACATGTGTGACAAAGCCGATTTCCCTCTTCAAACCGCAATAGAATTGAGCCAGCACTCGGACGAAGTATGGTTTTGTGAATTCTCGCATGATGGCACGAAACTGGTTACGGCGGGCCGGGACCGCAGTGTGATAATTTACGATACGAGCACATTTGACGTGCTTCATAAATTGACGGAGCATGATGACGGTGTTGCGCAGGCTAGTTGGAGCCCTGATGACACCAAACTGATTACCTGTTCTCAAGATAAGGTGGCTCGGGTGTGGAACGTCGAGACCGGCCGTTGCCTTTTGACAATTAAGCACCATAGCGAACCCATAACAGCTGCCGCTTGGGCAGCTGACGGAGAATCTTTTGTCACCGCTTCTCTTGACCTGGAATCGCAACTCTGCCATTGGAGCATCCGTGGCCAAGCTCTCTACATGTGGCCACGAGGCTTCCGTGTCCAAGACTGTACCATTAGTGCTGATGGGCGACGATTGGTCGCCGCGGACGTTGAAGGAAAGGTGCACGTTTATAATATGCACACGCATGAAGAAGAATACTGTCTACCCATGAAGAGCAAGCCGACGTCTATTGCCATCAGTCGAGATTCACAGTATATGCTCGTGAATCTGTCCGAAGGTCAGATCAATctcatcgatatcgataCGACAGAAGTTGTCCGTCGCTTCCAGGGGCAAAAACAAGGCTcctatgttattcggagcaCATTTGGTGGAGCTGCTGAGAACTTTGTTATCAGTGGAAGTGAAG ATGCTTGTGTGTACGTGTGGCACAAAGAGAACGGGGTCCTCGTCGAGACATTAGAGGGACATATTTCTGGCTGCGTGAATGCGATATCTTGGAATCCTACAAATCCGGGCATGTTTGCTTCAGCAGGTGATGACTGCTTGGTCAGAAT TTGGACTCGAGAGAGTGATATACCACGTAGCACTGTCCGTGGCATTCAAAGAGCAATGGCCTCGAAGTTCCTTCCACGTACAAGCGCCTTACGGTCAACTTCAAGCTTCCAATAA
- a CDS encoding Auxin Efflux Carrier superfamily (COG:S;~EggNog:ENOG410PI5A;~InterPro:IPR004776;~TransMembrane:7 (o6-29i41-61o73-94i253-271o299-319i331-356o368-389i);~go_component: GO:0016021 - integral component of membrane [Evidence IEA];~go_process: GO:0055085 - transmembrane transport [Evidence IEA]), with protein MGAEGFIAPLLGALQACVSVLLTICYGIAAQRLQLMHKASIDDMAGLNVKLFLPALIIVHLGEQLHAGNLLNYVPVLVWSMIYTGGSIGFAYLLTKGFKLPPWVTPACTFNNTTSLPLLLLQSLESVGSLHPIVRGEDTVPDAIRRAQSYFLVCAVVSKTIGYAVGPRLLEAQTSSDDGQGRRITEAEQGDAEAHHASAAQQEDANEETSLLPDRAHKAGRQIRSQIKHYGGFVTSCLPKRVKQRLLAPFESPFADVMITCTIVGVILGSVPQLHKAFFNHSDEGGIFNAWLTSSVKNIGQLFTTLQIFIVGGKLGLGFERMKGRSGRIPFRAILTIFLVRLVLWPAISISVIYALAKGTNILQTDPILWFSMMLMPAGPPALVISGLAELAKIPETEEIEVAKTLTIMYALSPFVCLSITGALKASQAALDARSL; from the exons ATGGGCGCAGAAGGCTTCATTGCACCGTTGCTGGGCGCCTTACAGGCCTGCGTGTCTGTCCTCCTCACTATCTGCTACGGAATCGCGGCCCAACGACTTCAATTGATGCATAAGGCTTCGATCGACGATATGGCAGGTTTGAATGTCAAGCTCTTTCTGCCTGCGTTGATCATTGTCCATTTGGGCGAGCAATTGCATGCTGGGAATCTGTTGAACTATGTTCCTGTCCTGG TTTGGTCGATGATTTACACCGGCGGTTCAATCGGATTCGCATACCTCCTCACGAAGGGATTCAAACTCCCACCCTGGGTTACACCGGCTTGTACCTTCAACAACACCACATCACTCCCGTTGCTCCTCTTACAGTCTCTGGAAAGCGTTGGAAGTCTTCATCCGATTGTTCGTGGTGAAGATACGGTCCCGGATGCAATTCGCCGGGCTCAAAGTTACTTCCTCGTTTGCGCCGTGGTCAGCAAGACTATTGGATACGCTGTCGGTCCCAGGTTGCTTGAGGCGCAGACCAGCAGCGATGATGGACAAGGTAGACGCATAACAGAGGCAGAACAGGGCGATGCCGAAGCGCATCATGCTTCAGCAGCGCAGCAGGAGGATGCCAATGAGGAAACCTCTTTACTCCCAGACCGCGCACACAAAGCAGGTCGTCAAATTCGCAGTCAAATTAAGCACTACGGGGGATTTGTCACGTCGTGCCTCCCAAAACGGGTCAAGCAACGACTTCTGGCGCCATTTGAATCTCCATTTGCAGATGTCATGATTACTTGTACGATAGTCGGCGTGATTTTGGGATCTGTGCCGCAACTACACAAGGCATTCTTTAACCACTCAGATGAGGGTGGTATTTTCAACGCATGGTTAACGTCCAGTGTCAAAAACATTGGTCAGTTATTCACGACGCTTCAGATCTTCATCGTCGGAGGGAAACTAGGTCTCGGTTTTGAACGGATGAAAGGTAGATCTGGTCGTATCCCTTTCAGGGCGATTTTGACTATTTTCCTCGTTAGATTGGTTCTATGGCCTGC AATCAGCATTTCTGTCATCTATGCCCTTGCCAAGGGGACAAACATCCTCCAGACCGACCCGATTCTCTGGTTTAGTATGATGCTAATGCCTGCTGGACCGCCGGCGTTGGTGATATCAGGATTAGCTGAATTGGCTAAGATTCCTGAAacggaggagattgaggtgGCGAAAACGTTGACG ATCATGTATGCATTGTCGCCATTTGTATGTCTGTCCATCACGGGAGCGTTGAAAGCTTCTCAAGCTGCATTGGATGCGAGGAGTTTATGA
- the VMA1 gene encoding H(+)-transporting V1 sector ATPase subunit A (BUSCO:EOG09261225;~COG:C;~EggNog:ENOG410PH6V;~InterPro:IPR020003,IPR023366,IPR022878,IPR027417, IPR024034,IPR036121,IPR004100,IPR005725,IPR031686, IPR000194;~PFAM:PF02874,PF16886,PF00006;~go_component: GO:0033180 - proton-transporting V-type ATPase, V1 domain [Evidence IEA];~go_function: GO:0005524 - ATP binding [Evidence IEA];~go_function: GO:0046961 - proton-transporting ATPase activity, rotational mechanism [Evidence IEA];~go_process: GO:0046034 - ATP metabolic process [Evidence IEA];~go_process: GO:1902600 - proton transmembrane transport [Evidence IEA]), with protein sequence MLGLGVNNRLKARPSLLDLIASRGVDEELPSVTVDVSSPPGPANLPPLPDSPTSTTSSWSYSISNNNTNSTIEHRVPSLPIPSIRIPASHTMAPAKDANDGERGAVFSVSGSVVVAENMIGCAMYELCHVGTGQLVGEVIRVDGDKVTIQVYEETAGLAVGDPVYRTGKPLSVELGPGLMETIYDGIQRPLKQIHSESGSIYIPSGIRVNALDREKKWDFTPTMKVGDHITGGDIWGTVFENSLVNQHKILLPPRARGTITRIAEAGSYTVEEKLLEIEFDGKKTEHAMMQVWPVRVPRPVNDRLSSDSPFVVGQRVLDSLFPSVQGGTVCIPGAFGCGKTVISQSVSKFSNSDIIVYVGCGERGNEMAEVLMDFPELSIEVEGRKEPIMKRTCLIANTSNMPVAAREASIYTGITIAEYFRDQGKNVAMMADSSSRWAEALREISGRLGEMPADQGFPAYLGAKLASFYERAGKSTALGSPERNGSVSIVAAVSPPGGDFSDPVTSATLGIVQVFWGLDKKLAQRKHFPSINTSMSYSKYTTVLDKFYEKDHPEFPRLRESVRELLTKSEDLDQVVQLVGKAALGDSDKITLDVAAMVKDDFLQQNGYSDYDQFCPLWKTEYMMKAFMGFHDEAQKAVAQGQNWSKVRDATGDIQTSLRSMKFELPENREEVTDKYEKVLQSMTERFASVSDV encoded by the exons ATGCTAGGCTTGGGAGTCAACAACCGTCTTAAAGCACGGCCATCACTGCTGGATCTGATAGCCAGTCGCGGCGTGGACGAGGAGCTCCCATCTGTAACCGTCGACGTCTCATCACCGCCCGGACCTGCCAACCTGCCACCGCTCCCGGACTCGCCCACTTCGACGACCTCCAGTTGGAGCTACAGCATCAGCAATAACAACACTAATTCTACTATCGAACATCGTGTTCCTTCTCTACCAATTCCCTCTATCCGCATCCCCGCTTCACACACCATGGCGCCTGCAAAGGATGCGAATGATGGAGAACGTGGCGCTGTCTTCTCCGTCTCCGGATCGGTCGTCGTGGCCGAGAATATGATCGGATGTGCTATGTATGAGTTG TGCCATGTAGGAACTGGTCAGCTCGTCGGAGAAGTCATCCGTGTCGATGGAGATAAGGTCACCATCCAGGTCTACGAGGAAACCG CGGGCTTGGCTGTCGGTGACCCTGTGTACAGAACCGGCAAGCCTCTTTCGGTCGAGCTTGGCCCCGGTCTGATGGAAACGATTTACGATGGTATTCAGCGTCCTCTCAAGCAGATTCACTCAGAGTCCGGTTCGATCTACATCCCCAGTGGTATTCGGGTAAATGCGTTGGATCGTGAAAAGAAGTGGGACTTCACGCCTACGATGAAGGTCGGCGACCACATTACCGGAGGTGACATCTGGGGTACCGTCTTTGAGAACAGCTTGGTGAACCAACATAAGATCCTGCTTCCACCCCGCGCCAGGGGTACCATCACCCGGATAGCCGAGGCTGGAAGCTATACGGTGGAGGAGAAGCTCCTGGAAATCGAGTTCGATGGTAAGAAGACAGAGCACGCCATGATGCAAGTTTGGCCAGTGCGTGTGCCTAGACCGGTCAACGACAGACTGTCATCCGACTCGCCCTTCGTTGTCGGACAGAGAGTGCTTGACTCTCTCTTCCCTAGTGTCCAGGGTGGTACTGTCTGCATTCCCGGTGCTTTCGGATGCGGCAAGACTGTCATTTCCCAGAGTGTGTCCAAGTTCTCCAACAGTGATATTATCGTCTATGTCGGATGTGGTGAGCGCGGTAATGAGATGGCTGAAGTCCTGATGGATTTCCCCGAG CTTTCTATCGAAGTCGAAGGCCGCAAAGAACCCATCATGAAGCGTACTTGTTTGATCGCCAACACATCCAACATGCCTGTCGCTGCTCGTGAAGCGTCTATTTACACCGGCATCACCATCGCCGAATACTTCCGTGATCAGGGCAAGAACGTGGCCATGATGGCAGACTCCAGCTCGCGGTGGGCAGAGGCATTGCGTGAAATTTCTGGTCGTCTGGGAGAGATGCCCGCTGATCAGGGTTTCCCCGCGTACCTGGGAGCCAAGCTGGCCTCCTTCTACGAACGTGCGGGTAAGAGTACTGCTCTGGGCAGCCCTGAAAGAAATGGCAGTGTCAGTATTGTCGCTGCCGTTAGTCCTCCTGGTGGTGACTTCTCCGACCCTGTCACTAGCGCTACTCTGGGTATTGTGCAAGTGTTCTGGGGTCTCGACAAGAAGCTGGCCCAGCGGAAGCATTTCCCCTCCATCAATACCTCTATGTCCTACAGTAAATACACGACAGTGCTCGATAAGTTCTACGAGAAAGACCACCCCGAGTTCCCTCGGCTGCGTGAGAGTGTTCGAGAGCTGCTTACCAAGTCGGAGGATCTGGACCAAGTCGTGCAGTTGGTTGGTAAGGCCGCATTGGGTGACTCGGATAAGATTACGCTGGACGTGGCAGCTATGGTGAAGGACGATTTCTTGCAGCAGAACGGTTACAGTGACTACGATCAATTCTGCCCGCTGTGGAAGACCGAGTACATGATGAAGGCATTCATGGGCTTCCATGACGAGGCTCAGAAGGCAGTTGCCCAGGGTCAGAACTGGTCCAAGGTCCGTGACGCAACCGGTGATATCCAGACCTCCCTGCGGAGTATGAAGTTCGAGCTTCCTGAGAACCGAGAAGAAGTTACAGATAAG TACGAGAAGGTCCTGCAGTCCATGACGGAACGCTTCGCCTCGGTGTCGGATGTGTAA